A section of the Spirosoma pollinicola genome encodes:
- a CDS encoding glycoside hydrolase family 43 protein — protein sequence MKNRLFTALFVLFSLVLHQASVAQTTLTNPVLTGFYPDPSIVRVGPDYYSVHSTFSYFPGLPIMHSRDLKNWKQIGNVINRPSQMEFMGERMTRGLFAPAITYYKGTYYVTCTDIDHDGNFVVTSKNPGGPYSDPVKIPQVKGIDPSIYFDEETDKAYIIYNSDAPDRKPLYSGHRTIRMYAFDYKNLTVLGEEKQLVNGGVDLSKKPVWIEGPHILKHNGWYILYAAEGGTSVNHSQVALRSKDIWGPYVPFDGNPVLTQRELPADRPNPITSAGHAQFIEGPDGNWYSIFLAVRPYEGDYYNTGREMFIAPLTWVNDWPMIEHGEKAIQYQYKTNIKEVKQKGALPQNGNFAYTMTFDKGLDLSMLFLRTVDSSSFKTSKANGLTLTLKPETISEAGNPSFVGKRQQHLTSTAETEVNFSPKTDNEKAGLVIFQDERHFYFAAKSKSGGKDVIQLFKSKDKALELVTEVPLTSSAARVDFKIQSDGALYSFYYSTDGKKWNLLKDQVDGKFLSTKAANSFIGCVYGLYATSSGEKSENSASFKYLTYKGDDPMYKK from the coding sequence ATGAAAAATCGCCTTTTTACGGCTCTTTTTGTACTATTCAGTCTGGTTTTACACCAAGCCAGTGTTGCCCAAACCACACTGACAAACCCAGTCCTGACGGGTTTTTATCCTGACCCGAGCATTGTGCGGGTGGGACCCGATTATTATTCCGTTCATTCTACGTTTTCCTATTTCCCCGGTTTGCCGATTATGCACAGCCGGGACCTGAAAAACTGGAAGCAGATTGGCAATGTGATCAACCGACCTTCGCAAATGGAGTTTATGGGCGAGCGGATGACGCGTGGTCTGTTTGCTCCAGCCATCACGTATTACAAAGGGACGTACTACGTAACGTGTACGGATATTGATCATGATGGAAATTTTGTTGTAACGTCAAAAAATCCGGGGGGACCTTACAGCGATCCGGTGAAAATTCCGCAGGTAAAAGGAATTGACCCCTCCATTTATTTCGACGAAGAAACCGACAAAGCTTACATCATTTACAACAGCGATGCACCCGATCGTAAACCGCTCTATTCGGGCCACCGCACCATCCGAATGTATGCGTTCGACTATAAGAATCTGACCGTGCTGGGCGAAGAAAAACAGTTGGTCAATGGGGGTGTAGACCTCTCAAAAAAGCCGGTTTGGATCGAAGGACCCCATATTTTGAAGCATAACGGCTGGTATATCCTTTATGCGGCCGAAGGCGGAACCTCTGTCAATCACTCGCAGGTGGCATTGCGCAGCAAAGATATTTGGGGGCCTTATGTCCCGTTTGACGGCAATCCGGTGCTGACGCAACGGGAATTACCAGCCGACCGACCCAACCCGATCACATCGGCCGGTCACGCTCAGTTTATCGAAGGGCCCGATGGTAACTGGTATTCAATTTTTCTGGCTGTACGTCCTTACGAAGGCGATTATTATAATACAGGCCGCGAAATGTTCATTGCTCCGCTGACGTGGGTAAACGATTGGCCGATGATCGAACACGGCGAGAAAGCCATTCAATACCAATACAAAACCAACATCAAAGAGGTAAAGCAGAAAGGAGCTTTACCGCAAAACGGCAACTTCGCGTATACGATGACGTTCGACAAAGGGCTTGATCTGTCGATGCTTTTTTTGAGAACGGTGGATAGCAGTTCGTTTAAAACCTCAAAAGCAAATGGGCTTACGCTTACACTCAAACCGGAAACAATTTCAGAAGCAGGAAATCCTTCGTTTGTGGGTAAGCGTCAACAACATTTAACGAGCACCGCCGAAACCGAAGTGAACTTTTCGCCAAAAACGGATAATGAAAAAGCGGGTTTGGTGATTTTTCAGGACGAACGCCATTTCTACTTCGCGGCAAAATCAAAAAGCGGAGGCAAAGACGTTATTCAGTTGTTCAAGAGCAAAGACAAAGCCCTGGAATTAGTAACTGAAGTTCCGTTAACGTCATCTGCTGCTAGAGTGGATTTTAAAATACAGTCAGACGGTGCCTTGTACAGCTTCTACTACTCGACCGATGGCAAAAAATGGAACTTGCTGAAAGACCAGGTGGACGGCAAGTTTTTGAGCACCAAAGCGGCCAATAGCTTCATTGGCTGTGTGTATGGCCTATATGCTACGTCGTCAGGCGAAAAATCCGAGAATTCGGCTTCGTTTAAGTACCTGACATACAAAGGCGACGACCCGATGTATAAGAAGTAA
- a CDS encoding GIY-YIG nuclease family protein — MREYAFYVYIVTNPEKTVLYTGMTNDLIRRLQEHYESRGQPEKFAGKYYCHQLIYWEQHQYVLNAIAREKEIKGWRREKKVELINSINPEWCFLNDEIQG, encoded by the coding sequence ATGCGTGAGTATGCCTTTTACGTCTATATCGTAACCAACCCCGAAAAAACGGTGCTGTACACGGGTATGACAAACGATTTAATCAGAAGGCTACAAGAGCACTACGAGTCGAGAGGGCAGCCGGAGAAATTTGCGGGTAAGTATTACTGTCATCAGCTGATTTATTGGGAGCAGCATCAGTACGTGCTCAACGCGATCGCTCGAGAAAAGGAGATCAAGGGTTGGCGGAGGGAGAAAAAAGTGGAATTGATCAATTCAATTAATCCCGAATGGTGCTTTTTGAATGATGAAATTCAGGGATGA